In the Paramisgurnus dabryanus chromosome 5, PD_genome_1.1, whole genome shotgun sequence genome, one interval contains:
- the cdc42ep2 gene encoding cdc42 effector protein 2, producing MSAKAPIYLKRRSRKGKKEKLRDLLSSDMISPPLGDFRHTIHIGSGGGAEDFFGDLSFLQGKFHLLPGQQGHQGTLQLSRTTSVSSHPPANDTSPLLKNAFSLPIIGGVQALTLPAPNPALTTTEVQTTSSQPTTALTKTPSTPTSPSLAPPPKPPRLHLEERNLDQSLPASPNRSHRHPHTYEPSQETVEDEKCVRNGEGEESQYLSNAGSLLSLHLDLGPSILEDVLQIMDNQRIGTFGGGLASSGRHEIYT from the coding sequence TCGTCCGACATGATCAGTCCCCCACTCGGCGACTTTCGACACACCATTCACATTGGCAGTGGCGGAGGTGCTGAAGATTTTTTCGGTGATCTGTCTTTCTTACAAGGTAAATTTCACCTGTTACCGGGGCAACAGGGTCACCAAGGGACACTCCAATTAAGTCGCACTACAAGTGTAAGCAGTCACCCACCAGCCAATGACACTTCACCTCTGTTAAAAAACGCCTTTTCGCTTCCCATCATTGGAGGAGTGCAGGCTCTCACGCTTCCTGCACCAAACCCAGCACTGACGACCACCGAAGTGCAGACCACCTCATCTCAGCCTACTACTGCCTTAACAAAAACGCCATCTACACCAACATCTCCATCTCTCGCACCACCTCCTAAACCTCCCAGACTGCACCTGGAAGAGCGAAATTTGGATCAGTCACTCCCTGCATCTCCAAATCGTTCTCACCGTCATCCGCACACCTATGAACCAAGTCAAGAGACTGTGGAAGATGAGAAGTGTGTAAGAAATGGAGAGGGAGAGGAAAGCCAATACCTCTCCAATGCTGGGTCTCTCCTGTCTCTTCATCTAGACCTGGGTCCATCTATCCTAGAGGATGTGCTTCAGATCATGGACAACCAAAGAATAGGGACATTTGGTGGCGGACTTGCATCAAGTGGACGACATGAGATATATACCTGA